Proteins from a single region of Desulfobacter postgatei 2ac9:
- a CDS encoding adenylate/guanylate cyclase domain-containing protein, translating into MIRDTDEESCPDGRQFELVKNNYLNLLAKYEHRINELSILKELIESVTSLTLADQELIWHKQLESLIRYKSLSGAVVYYIGTRQEQKEKFYALSFDHTTDYADLLRGAQVLDTIVNEKQPILVADLGKHGKLNMINGSMLALPLVSGDESIGALILFRNLIDGFPKTDISFFSIVRDHLINTIAFQRFYFEKIEEERHISQLSRFFSKGVVKKILENSAPRLGGERKKACVLFADLQGFTALSEQLASEQVVEVLNNFFHYMIPIVFQNHGTLDKLIGDCIMTVFGAPIDDKKDCYHAVKTALEMFVVFNRLKDKKGGVYQHLKMTVGINFGELIVGFIGEQNHLDYTVIGDTVNSAQRLQSMAGGNEIFISESVLERTGKDLNTMENIKSVHDLGTMTLKGKSHQLKVYKIIPEIC; encoded by the coding sequence TTGCCAAATACGAACACAGGATAAATGAACTGTCAATTCTAAAAGAATTGATCGAGTCAGTGACTTCCTTGACCCTTGCAGACCAGGAGCTGATCTGGCACAAACAGCTGGAAAGCCTTATCCGGTATAAGAGCCTGTCAGGTGCGGTAGTATACTATATTGGAACAAGACAGGAGCAGAAAGAAAAATTTTATGCCCTGAGCTTTGACCATACCACCGATTATGCAGACCTCCTGCGGGGGGCACAGGTCCTTGACACAATTGTTAATGAAAAACAACCGATCCTGGTTGCCGATCTGGGTAAGCATGGTAAACTGAATATGATAAACGGCTCCATGTTGGCACTGCCGCTGGTATCGGGCGATGAAAGCATTGGTGCATTAATTTTGTTCAGGAATCTTATTGACGGTTTTCCAAAAACCGATATCAGTTTTTTTTCAATTGTCCGTGACCATTTGATAAATACCATCGCGTTTCAGCGGTTTTATTTTGAGAAAATAGAAGAGGAAAGACATATCAGCCAATTGTCCAGGTTTTTCTCAAAGGGTGTTGTGAAAAAAATCCTGGAAAACAGCGCGCCCAGGTTGGGCGGAGAGCGTAAAAAGGCCTGCGTATTATTTGCCGACCTCCAGGGGTTTACAGCGTTGTCTGAGCAACTTGCATCAGAGCAGGTGGTAGAGGTGCTCAATAATTTTTTCCACTACATGATTCCCATTGTATTCCAAAATCACGGGACATTGGATAAGCTTATCGGGGATTGTATTATGACCGTGTTCGGCGCGCCCATTGATGATAAAAAAGACTGTTATCATGCGGTAAAAACCGCCCTGGAAATGTTCGTTGTCTTTAACCGGTTGAAGGATAAAAAAGGCGGAGTATACCAGCACCTGAAGATGACGGTGGGTATCAATTTCGGTGAATTGATTGTAGGTTTCATCGGCGAGCAGAACCACCTGGACTATACGGTGATCGGTGATACGGTGAATTCTGCGCAACGGCTTCAGTCAATGGCAGGCGGCAATGAAATTTTTATTTCCGAGAGTGTGTTGGAGAGGACAGGCAAGGATCTCAATACCATGGAGAACATCAAGTCCGTTCATGATCTGGGGACCATGACCCTGAAAGGAAAAAGCCATCAATTGAAGGTCTATAAAATTATCCCGGAGATATGCTGA